Within the Pseudonocardia alni genome, the region CGAGGGACACGGTTTCCGGATCGTCGGGTCCCGCTTCTCGGCCGACACCCGGGCCCTGCGCGAGTTCGCGATGCGCAACCGCCTGCCCCACCGGTTCGTCGACCTGGAGTCCGACGCGGGCTCGGAGTCGCTGCTGCGGACCGTCGGCATCACGCCCGCCGAGACACCGGTGGTGATCTGGCACGACGTCGTGCTGCGCAACCCCGACCCGGCCGAGCTGGCCGCCCTGGTCGGGCAGCGTCCCGTGCGGCACCGCCGGTCCCGGCCCCTCGACCTGGTCGTCGTCGGTGCCGGTCCGGCCGGTCTGGCCGCCGCCGTCTACGGAGCGTCCGAGGGGCTGAGCACCCAGGTCGTGGACGCCGTGGGCACCGGCGGTCAGGCGGCCACCACGTCGCGGATCGAGAACTACCTCGGCTTCCCGGCCGGCATCTCGGGCACCGAGCTCGCCGAGCGGGCCGAGGTCCAGGCCGTCAAGTTCGGGGCCACCACCCACGCGCCGGCGGAGGCGGTCGCGCTGGACACCTCGGGCGGGCTCCACGTCGTCCGGCTGCGTGGCGGCGACACCCTCGTCACCCGTGCGCTGCTCGTCGCGACCGGGGCTCACTGCCGGCGCCTGCCCGTGCCCCGGCTGGACGAGTTCGAGCAGACGAGCGTCTACTACGCCGCCACCCAGATCGAGGCGCAGCTGTGCGTGGACGACCCGGTCGTGGTGGTGGGCGGGGGGAACTCGGCCGGCCAGGCCGCCCTCTTCCTCGCCGACCACGCCCGCACGGTCCGGCTGGTGGTGCGCGAGCGCGGGCTCGACGAGTACATGTCGCGCTACCTCGCCGACCGGATCGAGCGCGACCCGCGGATCGAGGTGCACCTGCACACCGAGGTGTGCGACCTGGTCGGTGAGCGCGGCCTGCTGGAGGCCGTCGTCGTGCAGGACTCGCGGGACGGTACCCGGTCCACCCTGCCCGCCCGCGAGCTCATGGTGTTCATCGGCGCGGACCCGTGCACCGGGTGGCTGGGCGGCACCGTCGCGCTCGACTCCGGTGCCTACGTGTGCACCGGCCGGTCGGCTGGGGACGGGGGCGGGGACCGGCGACGGTCGCCCGGGCTGCTGGAGACGAGCGTCCCGGGTGTCTTCGCGGCCGGCGACGTGCGCAGCGGGTCGACCAAGCGGGTGGCCTCCGCGGTCGGCGAGGGAGCGATGGCCGTCCGCCTGGTGCACGAGCACCTGGCACACGCGCGGTAGCAGGAGGTGTCGGCATGGCAGGCCCGTCGGGTGTCCCGGTGTTCGAGAGGTTCTTCCGTTCGGTGGCCGGGCTGCGGGTGGACCGGAGCGACGTGAAGCGGTTCCGCGAGTTCGTCGACGGGCTGGTCGACGACGTCGCCGTCGCGGGCCGGAACTCGGCCCGGTGGAACGGCCGGGACGTCATCGCCCCGATGGACCTGCCGATCCCGAAGGGGCTCCAGGAGCGGATGCGCGAGTTCGACGAGCTGGACGAGGCGACGGAGGTCCGCGCCGTGCTCGCCGCGGCCGTGCGCAGGCCGCCGGCCGACGTGACGTTCTCCGAGGAGACCGAGGCGCTGCTGCCGGAGCTCTTCGGTGGTCTCGGCATCGCCCTCGCGCGGGCCCTCCGGGCCGTCGACCCGGACGCGTCGAACCCCGGCACGGACCAGTGGCAGCGCGCCACCGACCTCGTCCGGCAGGTGTACTGACCACGACCCGTCCGCCGCGGCGGGCGACGACGTCCCCCGGGTCCGGAGCGCGTCAGCCGAACGGGACGAGCAGGACGACCGTCACCCGGCCCGGGCCGAGCTCGACCACGATGCCGGGCCCGGGACCGCCCGGCGTCGCGGTCCGGGGGACCAGCCGCAGCCGCCGCGGGTCCGGCCGCGGCGCGGTCGCCCCCGGCGCGTCGCCGCGGGCGACGTGGCACACCAGCCGTCCCGGCTCCTCCCAGAGGTCGAACGTGCCCGCTCCGCCGGCGAGGAGGATGGCGGCGGCCACCGCGACACAGTGGGCGAACGGGTCGGCCAGGCCCCCGGCCGTGGAGTGCGCGGCCAGCGCGCGGACGAGCGTGGTGACGACGTCGAGTGCGGTCCCGTCGATCCGGGCGCGGGCCCAGAACGGCCGGGGACCACCGCCGTCACCGTGGTGGCCGTCGTCGGGTGGCCGCGGCATGGTGGTTCAGCTCCTCGGCCTCGGCCTCCGAGAAGTACTCGCTCTGCAGGTAGTACGGGTTGGTCAGGATGACCCCGTTCATCCACACCGTCGGGTGCGCCCGGACGATGGGGACGATCACGTCGCCGTCGAAGCTGTCCAGGTCGTACATGAAGGCCGTGACCTGCGGGCGACGGCTCGACCACAGGGTGAACCGGGTCTCGTAGCGCTCCAGGTCCATCACGAACCCGGGGGTGCCGACGAGCGGGATGGCCCAGCTCATGTCCGCGACGATCCGGGCGTGGAGCACGCCGTCGCGGTCGAAGGTCGTGTCCCCCCAGTCGTCCCAGAAGCGCAGCATGCGGTCGGACATGAATCCGCCGTCGTGCAGGTGGCTCCCGCCGGGACCGACGAAGTCGATGTGCCCCGGGGCGCCGGGCGCCGCGCCGTCCGTGCACCCCGTGCCCGGCTCGGAGAGCGCGGCCACCGCGTCCGCGATCCCGCGGTGCCGGTCGGGCGTGATCATGCAGTAGCACCGGTGGCCCGCGCGGAGGCCCTCGGCGAGGAAGGCCGCCATCAGCGCGTCCCGCTGGTCCGCACCCCGGTACAGGAGGCAGACGTGGTCGTGCACGCGCACCGGCAGACCGCCGATGGTGGCGATCTGCTCGAACGTCGGTGAGTCGTCTGTGGACGGCACGGTCGGTGGCCTTCCTGCTACTCGGTCGGTGGAGGCGTTCTCACTGCTCCACAGCGGTTCCGCATCGACCCCGCAGGCCCAAATCGCCCGGCGTGCCGGTCGTGGCCGGGTGTCCTCGGAGACCGAGTGGCGGCGTTCCGCTTCGCGCTGCGGAGCCGAAGACCGACGCGGGCCGGCCCCCGATGCTGGGCCCATGACGCTGCTCAGCCGGACAGGTACACGCCTCGCACGGATCGAAGCCGGTGTCGCGAGGGCGGCCCCCGTCCGTGTCCTGCGGCCACGTGGTGAGGTCGACGCGTGCAGCGCGCCGCGGCTGCGCGACGACCTGCGCCGGGAGGTCGAGGCGTGTCCGGCGGTGGTCGCCGTCGACCTGTCGGACCTGGAGTTCCTGGGGGTGGCGGGGCTGAGCGTGCTGCTCGAGGCGGAGCAGTTCGCCGACGAGCGCGGCACGGCGGTGCTGCTCGTCGGCTCGCCCGCCCCACCGGTGGAGCGTCTGCTGGGACTGGTGGGCTGGCCGGTCGCGGCCGACGCGGTGGTGACCGCGAGGGGGATCCCGTGGTGACGATGCCGTGATCGGGACCGGCGGCTGCGGATGCCGCCGACCTCGTCGACCTCGCGTTCAGCCGACCAGCAGCCGGGGGAGCAGGTACACGACCGAGAACGCCTCGTAGTAGGCGCCGACCACGAGGACCACGACCGTCGGCACCGCCAGTCGCGCGAGGCGCCGCAGGCCGACGACGTACGCGCGACGGCGCGTCTGCGCTCCGAGGTAGGACGGGCGGACCCAACCGCGACCGAGCTGGTAGACCCCGAACATGACCATGGCGTAGCCGGTGAGCTCGATCAGCAGCGTCAGGGCGTGCGGGACGAGCACGGTCGCGGTCGTCGGATCGGTCGGCGCGATCGAGACGCCGACGTTGAACATGTACAGCGTGATGACGGGGATGCCCAGGAAGGGCACGATGAGCGAGGGCACCACGATGCCACCGACGGCGGCCACGAACAGGTTGATCAGGAGGATCGTGGTCCCGAAGAGCCAGGGATTCGTGATCATCGTGCGGACGAGGTCGTCGGACACACCGCCCGCGACCAGGGTGGGCAGCTCGAGGTCGGGGAACAGGACGCCGACCCCCATACCGAGCAGGAGCGCGCCGAAGATCAGCGCGACGAGCAGTGTCAGCCCCCGTGGGTCCGAGCGCAGGATGTCGGTCGTCCGGCGGAGCGCGGTCATGGTGTCCCTCCCGGGAAGTCGGTGGTACGGCTGTCGGGCACGGCGGGTGACCGGCGGCGAGAACCGCCGCACGGCGCTGTCCTGGTCCAGCGGGAGCACGGCACCGCTGATCGTGCGTGGGGCCGGGCTCCCGAGGCCGGTCAGCCGCCGCACCGCGCGCCCGGCGGCGGCGTCACGAGGTCGACGAGGTAGTCGGTGACGGCACGGTCGACGCAGGCGTTGCCGCCGTAGAGGGCGATGCCGTGCTGGGCCGCCTCGACGGTCAGCAGGCTGCCGCCCAGAGCTCGGGCGAGGTGGACACCGCCCTGGTAGGGGGTTCCCGGGTCGTCGGTCAGCGAGAGGGTCAGGGTGGGTGGCAGCCCGGCCGTGTCGGTGCTCCAGGGGAGGGTCCGGCTGGGGGGCTCGGGCCACCCCTCGCACTCGTAGTGGGTGGGTCCGCCGGGGCGGCCGGGGTCGAGGAACGGGGCGGCTCGCCGGGCCCGGTCACGCAGCTCGGCCTGTTCGGCGGGGGTGCGGCGAGGGTTGTCCATGCAGCGGGTGGCGAGGTTGGCGTCGATGTGGGTGGGGCCGCCGTAGTGGCCGTCGGGGCCGCGTCCGAGGGACGCGTCGCGCAGGGCGAGCAGCGTGTCGCCGCGTCCTGCGGCCAGGTCACGGAGGCCCTGGAGGAGCTGGGGGCGCTGGGCGGGGGAGAACAGCGAGCTGTAGACGGCCGGGACCATGTCGGCGTAGGTGAGTGTGCGGCCGTCGGTGGTGGGGGCGGGGTGGTCGAGCAGGGGGCGGGTGAGGTCCTGGAAGACCTCGGTCGCGCGGGCCGGGTCGGTGCCCAGCGGGCAGTCCGGCTCGGTGGCGCAGGTGGCGGCGAGGTCGTCGAAGGCCTTCTGCCAGGCCGCGAACTGCGACAGACGGAGCTGTGCCTCGGAGATGTCGGGGTCGACGGCGCCGTCGACGACCATGGCGCGCAGGTTCTGCGGGAACGTCTGGGCGTACATCGCACCCAGTTCGCTGCCGTAGCTGTAGCCGAGGTAGGTGAGCTTCTCCTCGCCCAGGGCGGCGCGCAGGACGTCCATGTCCTGCACGACCTTGTCGCTCCCGACGCTGGTCAGCGCCTCGACTCCGCCGGTCGCGTCGGTGCAGCGGCGGGCGATGTCGCGGGCCCGGTCGGTGTCGGCGACGTCGAACAGGTAGGTCGAGGGCAGTGCGTTGCGGTCGGTCTCGGCGTCGGTGAAGCAGTCCACCCGAGGTGTCGACGCGCCGACTCCGCGCGGGTCGAACCCGATGACGTCGAAGCGTTCCCCGACCGGGACGTTGTCCCAGACCGGGCCCAGGGAGGCCACGAAGCTCGCACCGGATCCACCCGGACCGCCGGGGTCGACCAGCAGCGAACCGATCTTCTCGCCGCGTGCCTTCGCCCGGAGCAGGGCGACCTGCCCGCGGGGGCCGTCGGGGTCGGCGTAGTCCAGCGGGACCTGGACGCGTGCGCAGTCGAAGCGGTCGTTCGCGTAGAGGGCCCGGTCGGCCGCCGAGGTGGCGAACCCGTCGCAGGGCTGCCAGGTGATCTGCTGGTCGTGGAAGGCGGCGAGCTGTGGTGGCGGTGTGGTCGCGGCCGCGGCGGCTGCTCCGGGTGGGGCGGGGGCGCCGCAGGCGGCGACGGCGGTCAGCGACACCACTCCCACGGCGAGCCGGAGCAGGTGTGAGCGGAACATGTCGTCTCCTCGGGTCGATCGGGTCGTGTCCCATCGCACCCGCGCACGCACCGGTGGCACAGTGGCGTGAGGTCACCGCAGCACATGACGCCGTGTCACTACCGTCGCCGAGGAGCGTGCCGGACCGTTGACGACCATGAAGCTGCTGGACCTGGTCCTCACTGCCGTCACCGTCCTCTCCGTGACCGTGGTCATCGCCTACGTCGGACTCGCCTACGACACCGGGCTGTTCACCGTCCTGCCCGAGCCGGTCACCGCGTTCTTCCTGCGGAACGGATCCCTGCAGTGGGTGGCGCTCGCCGTGCTCGTCGTGGGGCTGATCGGCAAGACTCTGGTCGGGCGCACGCTGAAGCAGCGCCGCCCTCAGCCGACGCGGTCGTGACCGACCGCCCCACCGGGAGCCCCGTGACCGACTCCGATGCCGCCGCCGTGACCGATGTCGTCGTGAGCGGTGGCGCCGACACCGGTGCGGCCGCGGGGACCGCGGCCGCCCGGGCGCGCCGGGCCGCGATGCTCACCGCCCTCGCCGCCATCGCCCCGCTGTGCGTGGTCGGTGTCGTGCTCACGGCGCACAGCTGGTGGGAGGGCCTGATCGTCGCCGTGGGTCTGGTCCTGGCCCTCGGGGTGCTGCGGCAGTGGAGCCTGGACGGCTACTCGCGCGGCGCCGTGTTCACCCTGGCCTTCACCGGGGTGAACTGGCTCGTCGCGGCCCTGAGCGCCGCGAGCCCGATCACCTTCGTGCCCTTCGCGCTCATCGGGTCGCTGCTGGTGTCCGCCCGCCCGCGTCACCGGCGGATGTGGGTCGGTGCGCTCGCCGTGGTCGTCGCGGCGTCCGGTGCCGCGGCGCTCCTGCCCCGGCCGCCCACCGTGACCCTCGCCGGCCAGTACGTGCTCCTGCCCCTGCTCGGCACCCTGTTCGTCGCCGGCGTCATCGTCGTCTCCGAGTACGCGTGGGTCGTCGTGCGTCGTCTGGAACGGGCCCGCGAGGCCGAGCGCGAGCTGGCGGTCGCCCACGAGCGAATGCGGTTCGCGGGCGACCTGCACGACATCCACGGGCACTCGCTGCACGTCATCAAGCTCAAGGCCGCCTACGCCCAGGGCCTCGTCCGCGGCGGCGGCGAGGACGCCGCCGCGACGGCCGTCGCCGAGCTCGGTGAGATCCGGGGACTCGTCGACGACGCCCTCACCCGGACCCGCGAACTCGCCCACGCGCGCCACCAGCTCAACCTGACCGCCGAGCTGGAGAACACCCGTCGGCTGGGCGAGGCCGCCGGGATCACGGTCGAGGTCCACCACGACCCCGGCGCCGCCCCCGCCCACCCGCTGCTCGCCCAGGTGCTGCGCGAGGCCACGACCAACCTGCTCCGCCACGCCCGCCCGAGCACCGTGCGCATCACCACGTCGGCGACCCGGGTCGAGATCACCAACGACGGGGTCGCCCCCGCCGCGGACGCCGGGCCGGAGCTGCGGGGCCTCGCCCGCCTGCGGGACCGCCTGGCCGCGGCCGGCGGCGACCTGGACGTGACCACCACCCCGACGACGTTCACCGTCGCGGCCCGGCTCGCGAGCCCCGGGGCGGGCACGCGCGGTACCGGCGCGGCCCGACCCACGGGAGGTGGGGGCCATGGCCGGCGCTGAGCCCGTCCGCATCGTGCTGGCCGACGACGAGAAGCTGCTGCGGACCGCGATGGCGGCGCTGCTGCCCCAGGACGGGACGATCGTCGTCGTCGCCCAGGCCGAGGACGGCGACGGGGCCGTGCGGGAGACCCTCGAGCACCGTCCCGACGTGCTCGTCGTCGACCTGGAGATGCCCGGGGCCAACGGCCTCGACGCCGTCGCGCGGATCCGGGAACACCACCCCGAGCAGGCGGTGCTCATGCTCACCCGGCACGCCCGCCCGGGTGTCCTGCGCCGGGCGCTCAAGCTCGGGGTGCAGGGTTTCATGAGCAAGAGCGCCGACCCCGAGGACATCGTCGCGGTCGTCCACGAGCTGCGGGCCGGGCGTCGGTGGATCGCCCACGAGGTCCTCGAGGCATCCGTGATCGACGACTGCCCGCTCACCGACCGCGAGATCGACGCCCTCGCCGAGACCCGCGAGGGCTACTCCGTGGCACACATCGCCCGCCGGCTGCACCTCGCCCACGGGACCGTTCGCAACTACCTGTCCAGCGCGATGCAGAAGACCGGCACCG harbors:
- a CDS encoding stage II sporulation protein M is translated as MTALRRTTDILRSDPRGLTLLVALIFGALLLGMGVGVLFPDLELPTLVAGGVSDDLVRTMITNPWLFGTTILLINLFVAAVGGIVVPSLIVPFLGIPVITLYMFNVGVSIAPTDPTTATVLVPHALTLLIELTGYAMVMFGVYQLGRGWVRPSYLGAQTRRRAYVVGLRRLARLAVPTVVVLVVGAYYEAFSVVYLLPRLLVG
- a CDS encoding STAS domain-containing protein produces the protein MTLLSRTGTRLARIEAGVARAAPVRVLRPRGEVDACSAPRLRDDLRREVEACPAVVAVDLSDLEFLGVAGLSVLLEAEQFADERGTAVLLVGSPAPPVERLLGLVGWPVAADAVVTARGIPW
- a CDS encoding FAD-dependent oxidoreductase; this encodes MSPAAGGGAPAVDDLLAVAPPGETPDLSGAHPRLGTDRVRMLSARGVRRPTSRGDLLIVEGRPDHGFVVVLAGRVAVVAAFGTPEQQIVRVHGPGRFLGELGLLTGQVAFSTAVALEPGEVLEVPRDRLRECLLRDAEFCDEILRASLLRRSLAIGEGHGFRIVGSRFSADTRALREFAMRNRLPHRFVDLESDAGSESLLRTVGITPAETPVVIWHDVVLRNPDPAELAALVGQRPVRHRRSRPLDLVVVGAGPAGLAAAVYGASEGLSTQVVDAVGTGGQAATTSRIENYLGFPAGISGTELAERAEVQAVKFGATTHAPAEAVALDTSGGLHVVRLRGGDTLVTRALLVATGAHCRRLPVPRLDEFEQTSVYYAATQIEAQLCVDDPVVVVGGGNSAGQAALFLADHARTVRLVVRERGLDEYMSRYLADRIERDPRIEVHLHTEVCDLVGERGLLEAVVVQDSRDGTRSTLPARELMVFIGADPCTGWLGGTVALDSGAYVCTGRSAGDGGGDRRRSPGLLETSVPGVFAAGDVRSGSTKRVASAVGEGAMAVRLVHEHLAHAR
- a CDS encoding sensor histidine kinase, whose protein sequence is MTDSDAAAVTDVVVSGGADTGAAAGTAAARARRAAMLTALAAIAPLCVVGVVLTAHSWWEGLIVAVGLVLALGVLRQWSLDGYSRGAVFTLAFTGVNWLVAALSAASPITFVPFALIGSLLVSARPRHRRMWVGALAVVVAASGAAALLPRPPTVTLAGQYVLLPLLGTLFVAGVIVVSEYAWVVVRRLERAREAERELAVAHERMRFAGDLHDIHGHSLHVIKLKAAYAQGLVRGGGEDAAATAVAELGEIRGLVDDALTRTRELAHARHQLNLTAELENTRRLGEAAGITVEVHHDPGAAPAHPLLAQVLREATTNLLRHARPSTVRITTSATRVEITNDGVAPAADAGPELRGLARLRDRLAAAGGDLDVTTTPTTFTVAARLASPGAGTRGTGAARPTGGGGHGRR
- a CDS encoding DUF1931 family protein; translation: MAGPSGVPVFERFFRSVAGLRVDRSDVKRFREFVDGLVDDVAVAGRNSARWNGRDVIAPMDLPIPKGLQERMREFDELDEATEVRAVLAAAVRRPPADVTFSEETEALLPELFGGLGIALARALRAVDPDASNPGTDQWQRATDLVRQVY
- a CDS encoding alpha/beta hydrolase encodes the protein MFRSHLLRLAVGVVSLTAVAACGAPAPPGAAAAAATTPPPQLAAFHDQQITWQPCDGFATSAADRALYANDRFDCARVQVPLDYADPDGPRGQVALLRAKARGEKIGSLLVDPGGPGGSGASFVASLGPVWDNVPVGERFDVIGFDPRGVGASTPRVDCFTDAETDRNALPSTYLFDVADTDRARDIARRCTDATGGVEALTSVGSDKVVQDMDVLRAALGEEKLTYLGYSYGSELGAMYAQTFPQNLRAMVVDGAVDPDISEAQLRLSQFAAWQKAFDDLAATCATEPDCPLGTDPARATEVFQDLTRPLLDHPAPTTDGRTLTYADMVPAVYSSLFSPAQRPQLLQGLRDLAAGRGDTLLALRDASLGRGPDGHYGGPTHIDANLATRCMDNPRRTPAEQAELRDRARRAAPFLDPGRPGGPTHYECEGWPEPPSRTLPWSTDTAGLPPTLTLSLTDDPGTPYQGGVHLARALGGSLLTVEAAQHGIALYGGNACVDRAVTDYLVDLVTPPPGARCGG
- a CDS encoding MEDS domain-containing protein, producing the protein MPSTDDSPTFEQIATIGGLPVRVHDHVCLLYRGADQRDALMAAFLAEGLRAGHRCYCMITPDRHRGIADAVAALSEPGTGCTDGAAPGAPGHIDFVGPGGSHLHDGGFMSDRMLRFWDDWGDTTFDRDGVLHARIVADMSWAIPLVGTPGFVMDLERYETRFTLWSSRRPQVTAFMYDLDSFDGDVIVPIVRAHPTVWMNGVILTNPYYLQSEYFSEAEAEELNHHAAATRRRPPR
- a CDS encoding response regulator transcription factor; the protein is MAGAEPVRIVLADDEKLLRTAMAALLPQDGTIVVVAQAEDGDGAVRETLEHRPDVLVVDLEMPGANGLDAVARIREHHPEQAVLMLTRHARPGVLRRALKLGVQGFMSKSADPEDIVAVVHELRAGRRWIAHEVLEASVIDDCPLTDREIDALAETREGYSVAHIARRLHLAHGTVRNYLSSAMQKTGTATRHDAARHAHERGWL